Genomic segment of Neofelis nebulosa isolate mNeoNeb1 chromosome 17, mNeoNeb1.pri, whole genome shotgun sequence:
CGCCTGAGTCCTCCCTGACGACTGTGCCTCGGGAGTCTTTTCACCCACGGAAACACCCACGTTCAGAGAGACGGAGGGACCCAAGGCTTGCGAGCTTCCTTGTTTCATTATGGGCCAAAGCAGCCAACTGAAGGACTGGGATCCAGTAAACTGTAGGACTAATTGTCCGTGTGTTTCAGGTGAGGAGCAAAAGGGGCGCGTCTATTCAGTTCCCAAGGCCAAGGAAAGGCCGACGGGCAGGCATTCTCAAGAGTCTGAGAAGCCTCCGGACACTAAGCCTGCAGAGAGCCTCCATGGAAAGAGAGGGGCAGCCAAGCGACAGTGGCCTTCATCTGAAGTCGAAGGTAAGTACGCCCAGGAGGGGACAGAACCTGAGGCCGGGGAATGTGGGGGTGGTGTAGAAAGGAGCCTGAGTGGTGGGATACCAATGGCAGGGGGCATGCCCTAGTGAGGGAAGGGTTTTAGGACCTTTATGTAGGAGGTAAATATCCAGAATTGTCGGCGGAAAACAGCAGTTGGATAAAGGTTTGGGTAACTTTCCAGGTGGTAGATGCATAGCAGAGTCCAGAAGGACTTCGCAGCGTCTGGCTGCAAGGCAGACCCACCGTTCCCGAGGGCTGAGTGTCTTTGGGCAGGACTGTTGCTCCCTCAACATTCCGCAGACTGGAACAGGACCTGGGAGTCCTGTAAGAAGGGATGTGGGAACTCAACCCGGGGCACAGGGATCAGAGGAACTAGGACGTTGGTGGGACAGAGATCGGTTTGGTAAACGTATTCACTTTGTTGGCAGCCCAGCGTGGCCAGACCTttgcaggtgggggtgggtgggggatgaggcCACAGAAGCAGCCAGAATATGAAGCCTTTCATCAATTTTATCATGTGCATTATGGAAACGGAACTgttaaataactaaaacaaagCAGGTGTGATGAGGTTTGTGCCTTGGAGAAGTCTTTCTCCAGAATAGAGGCTACTCGGGGGCAGTGAGGGGACCTGTCATAGGCCCGTGGCAGCAACGGAGTAGGAACTAAGGAGGTATCGGCAGTAGGAGTTCTGAAAGGATGCGGGAGGTAGGACCCGCAGACCCTGCTGTTGGAGGGGACGTGGGGCATCACTGACCTAGGAATGAATGGTTGGTGGGTCAGACGATGCTGGCCTGGTGAGCACGGGTGGGCTCTGACTGAGGCACCTGTGAGGTCAAGGGCAGGAAGCCGTTTGAAATGAGGGTGCTGGGCTTGGGAGCACGGCCCGGACTCCAGATCCTGCTGTATGAACCCTTGCCTGAGTGGAAGACTGCAGGAAGGGCCAGCGTCCTGGGGAGGAGGTTTGAAGAACGCTGCCGGTCGGTCAGGAGCCTTCTGGCTGCAAGTCACAGAGCAGCTAACAAGATGCGGCTGTACCGCTGAGGGGTTCAACCCCTCCCAAATGAAGGGTCACAAGAGGGCACTCACGGTGGCTTGCTCAGCAGCATCCCATGGCATCAAGGACTGTTTGGGTCTACGCTTTTGCCACCCTCAGTGTTGTCAGAGAGCTGGATGGCCCTTGGTGTCACGCGCAGCCTGGACTGCTGTCGCGTTCACGAGGGGCTGTTCTCGGTGCAAGAACCTTCCCTTGGAGGGTCTCACCTGCCCAGCATCGCCAGGACAGGCTCAGATGTGCAAGTTCTGGGGCTGGACTTCTGCCAGTACAGGCAGGTGTGGGCAGGTGGGTGTCGGCTGGAGAGGCACCTAGTGTCTGTCACACCCTCACTTCAGAGGGTAGAGAGACGGTGGATACAGAGGGGCAAGGTCAGAGAGCGAGAGTGAAGGTGGGGTTTCAAGAGAGAAGGCGAAGAGTGTGGTTTCTCCATCTAAGGCGGCATCTCAGCAGTGACGGGGAACAAGCTACTGACATCGTGCCCGTGAGGGAGTCCCCAAATCCTGATAGTCCACCGAAAGAGGCCAAATGTAAGAGACCACATGTATCGTTATTCTATTTATGTGAAGTGTCCAGGAAAGGCAAATTTATATAAAGGGAAGCCCGGACTAAGGGTGGGAGCAGGGATCAGCCATAAATGGGAACAAGGGGCCTTTTgaaggtgacagaaatgttctcaAAACTGGAACGATGGGTGACCAACACTGAAAgtttactaaaaatcactgaatggtATGCCTCAAACAGGTGAATTTTacggtatgtaaattataccgcAACAAAGctgttagaaaagaaagaaggtaattTGGTCAACAGCATTAAATGTTGCAAAGAGATCAAGTAAACCCAGAAAAGGCTGCGTTCAATAAGGCGGATGCAGCGGGTCTTGGTCACCTTGCAGAGAGCAGGATCCGGCGATCAGAACTGCAGACACCTGGTCTGCCAGGTGGAACATTTAAACTAGGGCATGAGCAGCTTCTCTCTCACATTTGTGCTGTAAAGCTGAAGAATTTCCCTATTAGATCTGGAAAAAGTAGGGCCTTGGGAGTCCAAGTTTCCTTCAACTAACCTAATACTACAAAAGCCTAAGAGCAATGGAGAGTCCTAACAAGTCGAAAATGCTGTGTatcacataaataataaaagtaggtCTTACTACTATGGGATAAAAACCAGAAAGTTCTTTCTGGGGtaggaatgagggagggagaggctaGCTGACTGGAAGGGAGCCTGTGGGGACGCTGCATGGTGGTAGAAAGTTCTGCCTCTCGTGGGGGGTGATTACACAGGTGCATACAATTGTGAAAACGAATCCAGCTGTGCAGTTAAGGACTGGGCATTTTATCTTGTGTGAATTATGCTTCAAAACGCATGGAATACACACCAGTCCTTGTCTCTTAGAGCTGCACCCAAAGTACTCGGGTATAAATCGATGTGACTGACGGAGACGGTGTCTGAGATTTGCTGCGAAGTGGAAAGAGTGCGGTGTGGCTGAGGACACTTTCCAAAGGCAGCCGCAGCCCCTGCTCTGCCTCCGGTTCTGCCGTGTGACCTTGATGCCCCTCCCACCTGGGCGGGGCCTGTAGCCTCTCCTTAAATCTCTGCCAGCTTGACATTCTCTTGTAACCAATAGAAGGTGGAGAAAAGTGGTTTGTGAGGCTGGGCCGGGAAAGGTGATGCCGTCCCGCCTTGCTCTCGGGAACGCAGGCCGGCGCCTGGAACCCTGAGCCGCCACACCCCGCCGGGAAGGAGCCCAGCCCCCTGGGGAGGCCTCGAAGCCCTGGTCTCTAAGCCCTTCCAGCCTAAGGACCAGACTTGGGACTGAACAAACCTTCAGGTGATTCTGGCCCCCCCGCCTGTGGGTCTCCCCGGCCGAGCCACCAGACACCACGTAGCAGTAGCATCAGTGACCAGCCCTGGGAGCCGCCGTCTTGCACGTCCAGCCCAGCGGAGCCTTCGGAGACCACAGCCCCAGACAGCATCCACCTGTAGCCACCTGGGGACCATAAGCGATAGCTGCCCGGTCAAACCTGTCCTGAATTCCCGACCCTTAAagttgtgagaaaataaaacGGTTGTCTCAAGCTGCTACGGGTTGGGGAAAGTTGTCATGTAGCAGCGGTAACTAGAATGGAGGGTCAGCGCTGGGGCGGAGGTGGAGTCTGACCTTGCGCTTGACCTGTGGCAGCTGTGGGATGGGTTCGTTGTCTTGCTACTTCTGTAGATACTTACAACTTTGCATTACGAAACCCACATACACACGTTATACCACACATTAACACGCCACAAAAATGTGCAATTGGCCAGTTCCAAAATGCTGGAAATTCTAGTGGAAGAAAAATGACCCCGATTTTTCTGCAAATAAATGACATGGAAAAAAGGTCTactctggctgctgtaacaaaatgccatagactgtgtagcttcaacaacagacatttattcgtCCTAATTCTAGAGGCTGAGTTGTCCCAACAATCTGATTCGATTCCTGTGAGGACCCCTCCTTGGCCTGCAAACAGCCATCAAATTGCTGTGTCATCGTCTTTTTTTTTGCAAGGGGGATAAACAGATACATTGTGCctgtaaagactttttttttcaacattttatttatttttaagagaaagagacagagcacaagtggggggggggggcagagagagagagggagacacagaatcctaagcaggctccaggctctgagctgtcggcacagagcccgatgccaggctcaaacccagaaaccctgagatcaggacctgaggtgaagttggatgcttaaatgactgaaccacccagatgccccagattgctgtgtcttcacatggctggggagagagggttgtggtctcctcctcctcctctaagGGCACCGATCCCATCGTgggggctctaccctcatgatctCAACCTAATcacttccccaaagccccacctccacATTTCATCCCGCTGCGGATTAGGCCTTTCACACTCGACTTCCTGACTTCTGGGGGGAcccaaacattcagtccatagcagagaGGACTGTGCAAGGACACTTGAGGGACCTAGGAACCAAATACAGTGTGGGCCTGGGCTAAGTCATTCTTGAGATAACCAAATTGAGTATTAGGTATTAATAATGGTTTTCTTAGATGTGACAAGGTTATTGTGCTTATGCTAAAAATAATCCCTATTTGATAAACATATTGCATTAACTATGGGTAAAATTATACATCTGAGATTTGCTTGACAGTACTCAGGAAAAACACTGAGTAAGATAgacaaaacaaaaggacaaaacaTTGAATCTGGGTGATGCATATATGGGTATTGTCATACTATCGTTTTCATGTGTGTCTGAATATGTCCATAAGTTTTTGAAGGTAGAGTGTGCCTATTTGCAATAAGTCAGCTATTTCAAATATCCTGAAtgaaaaaaagccaatttcaaaAGATCACATGCTGTAGGACTCCATTTATATAATCtccaaatgacaaaattatagaaatgtgagaatagaccagtggttgccagagtcTGTTAGGGATGGCAGGAGGGCGGgaaggttggggggaggggagaaaggtgTGGCTATAGAGGTATAGCAAAGAGGAGGTCTTTGTGGTGTATCTGGATCTTAGTGATCTTGATCTTAGTGCTGGTTACATGTGATAAAATGGCACAGAACACAGACTGTGCCAAAATCAACATCTTGGTGTTGCCATTGTACTGCAATTAtgtaagatgttaccattggagGAAACTGGGTGAAAGGTATATGGGACTTATCTGTACTTTCGGTACTTTCTGTGAGTTTATAACTTCAAAATTGTAAGTTTAAGAATGTATCaaaattggggcatctggctggctcagtctgtagagcatgtgactcttgatcttggggttgtgacttcgaaccccacattgggtgtagagattacttaaaaataaaatctaaggggcacctgggtggctcagctggttgagcgtccaacttcggctcacgtcatgatctcgaggttcgtgagttcgagccctgggtcaggctccgtgctgacagctcagagcctggagcctgctttggattctgtgcctccctctcgctctgcctctctcaaaaatagatatgaaaaatcattttaataaactaaaataaaatcttaaaaaatgcatcaaaatttgtaataattaaaataatgtaattccGATataatagatcaatgaaacaaaatatgggACAAGAATAAGAccttactggggtgcctggggaggctccatcagttgagcatccgacttcggcttgggtcacagtgtctcaatttgtgagttcaggccctgcgtcaggctctgtgctgacagctcggagcctgcagcctgcttcacatcctgtgtctccctctctctgcccctcccctgttcatgccctgtctctgtctctctcggtctcaaaaaataaacattaaaaaaaaaaagaaaaaaagaccttactatgagtgtgt
This window contains:
- the SPATA33 gene encoding spermatogenesis-associated protein 33 isoform X1, yielding MGQSSQLKDWDPVNCRTNCPCVSGEEQKGRVYSVPKAKERPTGRHSQESEKPPDTKPAESLHGKRGAAKRQWPSSEVEEKPDVKVNSSKKKAVIPQIIITKASQETLTSYGSIGSEEQRTIQEQAEWGPYYRHRNPSTVDAYGLRE